A window of the Phytoactinopolyspora mesophila genome harbors these coding sequences:
- the mshD gene encoding mycothiol synthase, translated as MRILRDTTFNDTVLDELRALAERAEATDGHAPFSDDLWQHALAGRIDVALVAGPDSGGAAPKGVAFAGSQGTRRAAELLVDPEARGQGYGAALLTELLSSVDDELWIWSHGDHPAARALAARHDLVRARELLQLRRPASAPVPETIAPEGITVRTFVPGQDEAAWVSANAAAFSWHPEQGSRTLADIRAAEAEPWFDPEGFFIAVDPAGDVAGFHWTKCHPPAPDLPEARPVGEVYVLGVIPRAQGSGLGAHLTALGLAHLASVPGVDEIMLYVEGDNAPALKVYERLGFRRHSVDVAYRRRA; from the coding sequence GTGAGAATCCTCAGGGACACGACATTCAACGACACGGTTCTGGACGAGTTGCGTGCGCTCGCCGAACGCGCTGAAGCCACGGACGGCCACGCGCCGTTCTCCGACGACCTCTGGCAGCACGCGCTGGCCGGGCGGATCGACGTCGCGCTGGTCGCAGGGCCGGACTCGGGCGGGGCTGCCCCGAAGGGCGTGGCGTTCGCCGGCTCGCAAGGCACCCGCCGCGCCGCGGAACTCCTGGTCGATCCGGAGGCGCGCGGTCAGGGCTATGGCGCGGCCCTCCTGACGGAGCTGCTCTCGTCTGTGGACGACGAGCTATGGATCTGGTCACACGGTGACCACCCGGCAGCGCGTGCGCTCGCGGCGCGACATGACCTCGTTCGGGCCAGAGAACTACTTCAACTGCGCCGGCCCGCATCCGCGCCGGTGCCGGAGACGATCGCACCGGAGGGCATCACCGTCCGTACCTTCGTACCCGGACAAGACGAAGCAGCCTGGGTCTCGGCCAACGCCGCCGCCTTCTCCTGGCATCCGGAGCAGGGAAGCCGCACGCTCGCGGACATCCGCGCTGCGGAGGCGGAGCCCTGGTTCGACCCCGAAGGCTTCTTCATCGCCGTCGACCCGGCCGGTGACGTCGCCGGCTTCCACTGGACCAAATGCCATCCGCCAGCCCCAGACCTTCCGGAGGCACGGCCGGTGGGCGAGGTCTATGTGTTGGGCGTCATACCGCGCGCTCAGGGCAGCGGGCTCGGCGCCCATCTGACGGCCCTGGGCCTGGCGCACCTCGCGTCCGTCCCTGGCGTCGACGAGATCATGCTCTACGTCGAAGGCGACAATGCCCCGGCGTTGAAGGTCTATGAGCGGCTGGGTTTCCGCCGGCATTCCGTCGACGTGGCCTACCGCAGGCGCGCCTGA
- a CDS encoding winged helix-turn-helix transcriptional regulator → MATIVLLTNAPQPSDEVLPALGLLLHDVRVLPAEGSALVDAPAGDVIIVDARRDLPQARSLTRLLRTTGVDAPLLAIATEGGLAAITADWGIDDVVLESAGPAEVEARLRLAQGKLAAVHDDEPNEIRSGDLVIDEATYTARVGRRTLELTYKEFELLKFLAQHQGRVFTRAQLLQEVWGYDYFGGTRTVDVHVRRLRAKLGAEHEALIGTVRNVGYRFVPPQQRASRQTTSAPSVVELPEDNHSVELTVRDDSPTSLDAVRLQR, encoded by the coding sequence ATGGCAACTATCGTCCTACTCACCAACGCCCCACAGCCCTCTGACGAGGTCCTTCCGGCGCTGGGGTTGCTCCTGCACGACGTGCGGGTTCTGCCGGCCGAAGGATCGGCATTGGTCGACGCGCCGGCCGGTGACGTGATCATCGTCGACGCCCGGCGTGATCTGCCTCAGGCGCGCAGTCTGACCCGGCTGCTGCGCACCACCGGTGTCGACGCCCCGCTCCTGGCCATCGCCACCGAAGGCGGCCTGGCCGCCATCACGGCCGACTGGGGCATAGACGACGTCGTCCTCGAAAGCGCGGGACCAGCCGAGGTCGAAGCCCGGCTGCGGCTCGCGCAAGGCAAACTCGCCGCTGTGCACGACGACGAGCCCAACGAGATCCGCTCCGGTGATCTCGTCATCGACGAAGCCACGTACACAGCGCGAGTCGGGCGTCGCACTCTTGAACTCACCTACAAAGAGTTCGAGCTGCTCAAGTTTCTCGCCCAGCATCAGGGCCGGGTCTTCACCCGGGCTCAGCTCCTCCAGGAAGTGTGGGGGTATGACTACTTCGGTGGCACCCGGACGGTGGACGTCCACGTGCGCCGGCTGCGCGCCAAACTCGGCGCCGAACACGAAGCGCTGATCGGCACCGTCCGCAACGTCGGCTATCGGTTCGTACCACCACAGCAGCGCGCATCCAGGCAGACCACCTCCGCGCCGTCCGTCGTCGAACTTCCCGAGGACAACCATTCAGTTGAACTCACAGTGCGAGACGACTCTCCTACGTCCCTGGATGCGGTGCGCTTGCAGCGCTGA
- a CDS encoding MoaD/ThiS family protein — MAKVTLRYWAALRAAAGVTEEAFDVSTLDEAFRAARTVHGEDSRFSAVLGICAVIVDETPAGSRDPAQVLLAEGSVVELLPPYAGG, encoded by the coding sequence ATGGCGAAAGTGACGCTGCGCTACTGGGCCGCCTTGCGTGCCGCGGCCGGCGTGACCGAGGAGGCATTCGACGTTTCGACTCTTGACGAGGCCTTTCGGGCAGCCCGTACGGTGCACGGTGAGGACTCTCGTTTTTCCGCCGTGCTCGGCATCTGTGCGGTCATCGTGGACGAAACACCGGCCGGGTCCCGTGATCCGGCGCAGGTTCTGCTCGCCGAAGGCTCGGTGGTCGAACTGCTGCCGCCCTACGCCGGCGGTTGA
- a CDS encoding TlpA family protein disulfide reductase, whose product MTGLVVVVAVLALATAFGLWRRRSDGTMRAVPEVSDAEPDLSEQLGGDLGDRATLVQFSTAFCQPCRAVRGTLSHVAGTERGVEHIEVDAESNLDLVRRLGIARTPTTLVLDGAGRVVGRATGVPSLDDVRASLPPA is encoded by the coding sequence ATGACCGGACTTGTCGTTGTGGTAGCGGTGCTCGCGCTGGCCACGGCTTTCGGGCTGTGGCGACGCCGTAGCGACGGCACCATGCGTGCGGTGCCGGAAGTCTCCGACGCGGAGCCTGACCTCAGCGAGCAGCTCGGTGGCGATCTCGGCGACCGTGCCACGCTGGTGCAGTTCTCCACGGCGTTCTGTCAGCCATGCCGTGCCGTGCGTGGGACGTTGTCGCATGTGGCGGGCACCGAGCGCGGCGTCGAACATATCGAGGTCGACGCGGAGAGCAATCTCGACCTGGTCCGCAGGCTGGGTATCGCCAGGACCCCCACCACGCTTGTCCTCGACGGTGCGGGGCGGGTGGTGGGCCGGGCTACGGGTGTGCCGAGCCTCGACGACGTCCGGGCCTCTTTGCCGCCCGCGTGA
- a CDS encoding DUF4395 domain-containing protein, translated as MIDPRGPRFAAAITTVVLALVLITGNPWLLGFQALVFALGAVGGPAASPYSFVYARLVRPRLGPPADLEDPAPPRFAQAVGLGFAIVGLIGLLAGATVLAYIAVGAALAAAFLNAAFGFCLGCEVYLAYRRILSTRSSNNTPPEVTP; from the coding sequence ATGATCGATCCACGAGGTCCACGCTTTGCCGCCGCTATCACCACGGTTGTGCTTGCTCTAGTGCTGATCACCGGCAACCCGTGGTTGCTGGGCTTTCAAGCCTTGGTCTTCGCTCTCGGGGCGGTGGGGGGCCCTGCGGCATCGCCGTACTCGTTCGTCTACGCCCGGCTGGTCCGGCCGCGGCTCGGACCACCCGCCGACCTGGAAGACCCGGCGCCACCCCGGTTCGCCCAGGCTGTCGGGCTGGGCTTCGCCATCGTGGGTCTGATCGGTCTCCTGGCGGGGGCGACCGTCCTGGCCTATATCGCAGTTGGTGCGGCGCTGGCGGCGGCGTTTCTCAATGCTGCCTTCGGCTTCTGTCTCGGCTGCGAGGTCTACCTGGCCTATCGCCGTATTTTGTCCACCCGTAGTTCCAACAACACACCACCGGAGGTCACTCCATGA